In the Engraulis encrasicolus isolate BLACKSEA-1 chromosome 9, IST_EnEncr_1.0, whole genome shotgun sequence genome, one interval contains:
- the LOC134455529 gene encoding apolipoprotein D-like — MAVFLMLAALFVAVNGQTFHFGKCHSPPVQEEFDVAKYLGRWYEIARLPAAFERGKCQQATYSPLKEGVIKVVNAELLNDGTYDSIEGQATVIDPAQPAKLEVTFFNGVPDAPYWIVSTDYTSYAVVYTCTDFLGLFYVDFAWILGRSSSLPADVFSQLCAHLESHGVNLRRMTLSDQTGCDAMP, encoded by the exons ATGGCAGTGTTCTTGATGCTTGCAGCTCTGTTTGTTGCTGTGAATGGACAAACATTTCATTTCGGAAAGTGCCATTCACCACCAGTCCAGGAAGAGTTTGATGTTGCCAAA TATCTTGGTAGGTGGTATGAAATTGCAAGGCTACCTGCTGCGTTTGAGAGGGGGAAGTGTCAGCAAGCCACTTATTCGCCACTGAAGGAGGGAGTCATCAAAGTTGTGAATGCTGAACTGCT GAATGATGGGACATATGATTCCATTGAAGGCCAAGCCACCGTGATAGACCCAGCCCAGCCAGCTAAGTTGGAAGTTACATTTTTCAATG GAGTCCCTGATGCACCATACTGGATCGTCTCGACTGATTATACCTCCTACGCCGTAGTGTACACCTGTACAGATTTCCTTGGTCTCTTCTATGTGGATTTTGCCTGGATCCTTGGGCGCTCCTCATCTCTGCCGGCTGATGTCTTTTCACAGCTGTGTGCTCATCTGGAGTCACATGGTGTCAACTTGCGCAGGATGACTTTGTCTGACCAAACAGGTTGTGATGCCATGCCTTGA
- the otos gene encoding otospiralin, which translates to MKGFFYVCALFLFFIMNHFSGARYIPDGVPYEEPPAVPYWPYSTTDFWRYVEYFRSIGAYNHINEMARAFYAHQHLGETLGYEVPERTE; encoded by the exons ATGAAGGGTTTTTTCTATGTCTgtgctctgtttctctttttcatcATGAACCATTTCAGTG GTGCCAGATACATTCCTGACGGAG TTCCGTATGAGGAGCCCCCTGCTGTGCCCTACTGGCCCTACTCCACAACTGACTTCTGGAGGTACGTGGAGTACTTCCGCAGCATTGGTGCCTACAACCACATCAACGAGATGGCCCGCGCCTTCTATGCCCATCAGCACCTTGGAGAGACCTTGGGCTATGAAGTCCCCGAGCGTACAGAGTAA
- the cops9 gene encoding COP9 signalosome complex subunit 9 encodes MKPAVDEMFPEGAGPYVDLDEAGGSSGLLMDLAANEKAVHSDFFNDFEDLFDDDDIQ; translated from the exons ATGAAGCCAGCGGTGGATGAAATGTTTCCCGAGGGAGCGGGACCTTATGTGGATTTGGACGAG GCAGGGGGAAGCAGTGGTCTTCTAATGGACTTGGCTGCGAATGAAAAGGCAGTACATTCGGACTTTTTCAATG ATTTTGAAGATCTCTTTGATGATGACGACATCCAGTGA
- the LOC134455005 gene encoding apolipoprotein D-like — protein MGKMALVIFLLPLILPLIHAQTLHWGPCPTPMVQPNFDLNRYLGKWYEIEKLPARFERGKCIEANYAIRPDHSIQVLNLQTYKGKVRSAEGTAVIQDIREPAKLGVSFSYFTPYSPYWVLSTDYTSMAVVYSCTDVMRVFHIDYAWILGRARILPPEHVFRAKELFYRDKIDISLMKETDQTVCD, from the exons ATGGGGAAAATGGCCCTCGTCATCTTCCTTCTACCTCTGATACTTCCACTTATTCATGCCCAAACATTGCACTGGGGCCCTTGCCCAACTCCAATGGTCCAGCCCAACTTTGACCTCAACAGG TATCTTGGGAAATGGTATGAAATTGAAAAGCTGCCTGCAAGATTCGAAAGAGGAAAATGCATTGAAGCAAACTACGCCATCAGACCTGACCATTCAATCCAAGTGCTCAATCTCCAGACATA CAAAGGGAAGGTGAGATCAGCTGAAGGAACCGCAGTCATACAGGACATCAGGGAACCTGCGAAGCTCGGAGTCAGCTTCTCCTACT TCACACCCTACAGTCCCTACTGGGTCCTGTCCACAGACTACACTAGCATGGCTGTTGTGTACTCCTGCACAGACGTTATGAGGGTCTTTCACATCGACTACGCTTGGATTCTTGGCCGTGCGCGCATTCTACCCCCGGAGCACGTGTTCCGGGCCAAGGAACTTTTCTATCGTGACAAGATTGACATCAGCCTCATGAAGGAGACAGACCAAACCGTCTGCGATTGA